A DNA window from Acidobacteriota bacterium contains the following coding sequences:
- a CDS encoding High-affinity nickel transporter, whose protein sequence is MFAFLAGVAAGLLHVVSGPDHLAAVAPLASDRKRRQWLTGLQWGFGHTAGVVLVASLLLLLKEQLPLEAISAYSERVVGATLIALGTWGVWRAYQRHRQPHGGGHTHGGASFAMGTIHGLAGSSHLFGVLPALAFPSRTASMLYLAGFGLGAIAGMTAFSTAVGLLSSRLDRRSRSYGGVLYAASAVALVVGGVWLVRQ, encoded by the coding sequence ATGTTTGCCTTTCTCGCGGGAGTTGCCGCCGGCCTGCTGCACGTCGTGTCGGGCCCCGATCACCTCGCCGCCGTGGCGCCACTGGCGTCGGACCGCAAGCGGCGTCAGTGGCTGACTGGCCTGCAGTGGGGCTTTGGCCACACGGCGGGCGTGGTGCTGGTCGCGTCGCTGCTGCTCTTGCTCAAAGAGCAACTGCCGCTCGAAGCCATCTCGGCCTACAGCGAGCGCGTCGTCGGCGCGACGCTGATCGCGCTCGGCACCTGGGGCGTGTGGCGGGCCTACCAGCGGCATCGCCAACCACACGGTGGCGGACACACTCACGGTGGCGCTTCGTTCGCCATGGGGACCATTCACGGTCTGGCCGGCAGCTCCCATCTGTTCGGCGTGTTGCCTGCCCTCGCCTTTCCATCACGCACGGCCTCGATGCTGTATCTCGCGGGGTTCGGCCTGGGCGCCATCGCCGGCATGACGGCGTTCTCGACCGCCGTCGGCCTGCTGTCGTCGCGACTGGATCGCCGTTCGCGAAGCTACGGCGGGGTGCTCTACGCAGCCTCCGCGGTCGCACTGGTCGTTGGCGGGGTCTGGTTGGTCAGGCAATGA
- the dacB gene encoding D-alanyl-D-alanine carboxypeptidase/D-alanyl-D-alanine-endopeptidase, whose protein sequence is MTKRGGHKAAAVAAALLLATACASRQTAGAQAPTLAEALAHPDHHEQLRRDLRAIFSARSVDHGLWSVAVHSLKRGETLYSSNSFRLQVPASTQKLLTTAVAAERLGWDYRYTTQLYATGPVTDGRLEGDLVVVSNGDPTINPRHPDRAAAFDDWARRLAAGGVRVITGHLIGDDNAFAEPGWGLGWAWDDLALGYGAPVSALQYNENQVELSVGPGMAAGSLAIITVSPPGSGLTLDRDVVTAAAGEPSRLSLERDPGSSVLKVRGQVALGAAPLAATAAVPNPTVFYLNAVREALLRHGIVVAGDIADIDAVAIPPDMAKATLLLEDRSAALFEIVDTINKWSRNLYAETLLRSLSPPGVPATTEAGLQILAETLGRWGVSPDYYLARDGSGLSRYDYLTPDALIGVLTYMWLNPELAENFRSSLPVSGVSGGLAQRLKGTVGEARVWAKTGSMSQVRSLAGYVVTEEGEPLVFAFMVNGFRVPAREIDAAMDQALLRLVVFKHPSLLP, encoded by the coding sequence GTGACCAAACGGGGCGGGCATAAGGCCGCGGCCGTCGCGGCCGCGCTCCTGCTCGCCACGGCCTGCGCCAGCCGGCAAACGGCCGGGGCGCAGGCGCCGACGCTCGCCGAGGCCCTCGCCCACCCCGACCATCACGAACAACTCCGCCGCGATCTGCGGGCGATCTTCTCGGCGCGCAGTGTGGACCACGGCTTGTGGTCGGTGGCCGTCCACTCGCTCAAGCGCGGCGAGACGCTGTACAGCTCCAACTCGTTCCGCCTCCAGGTGCCCGCTTCAACCCAAAAGTTGCTGACCACCGCCGTGGCGGCCGAGCGCCTTGGCTGGGACTACCGCTACACCACCCAGCTCTATGCCACCGGCCCGGTAACGGACGGACGGCTCGAAGGCGACTTGGTGGTCGTCAGCAACGGCGATCCCACCATCAACCCGCGGCATCCCGATCGCGCGGCGGCGTTTGACGACTGGGCGAGACGACTCGCCGCGGGCGGCGTGCGCGTGATCACCGGTCACCTGATCGGCGACGACAACGCGTTTGCCGAGCCTGGCTGGGGTTTAGGCTGGGCGTGGGACGACCTCGCGCTCGGCTACGGTGCGCCCGTCAGCGCGCTGCAGTACAACGAGAACCAGGTGGAACTCAGCGTCGGCCCTGGCATGGCGGCCGGCAGCCTCGCCATCATCACCGTGTCGCCGCCAGGCAGCGGGCTGACCCTCGACCGCGACGTGGTCACGGCGGCCGCAGGCGAGCCGAGCCGCCTCTCCCTCGAGCGCGACCCGGGCAGCTCCGTGTTGAAGGTACGAGGGCAGGTCGCCCTGGGCGCCGCCCCGCTGGCGGCGACCGCGGCCGTGCCCAATCCCACGGTGTTCTATTTGAACGCAGTGCGCGAAGCCCTGCTCCGGCACGGCATCGTGGTCGCCGGCGACATTGCCGACATCGACGCGGTTGCCATTCCGCCCGACATGGCCAAGGCCACGCTGCTGCTCGAGGACCGCTCGGCAGCACTGTTCGAAATCGTCGACACCATCAACAAGTGGAGCCGTAACCTCTACGCCGAGACCCTGTTGCGATCGCTGTCGCCGCCGGGCGTCCCTGCCACCACCGAAGCGGGATTGCAGATCCTGGCCGAGACCCTGGGCCGGTGGGGCGTGTCGCCCGACTATTACCTGGCGCGCGACGGCTCGGGCCTGTCGCGTTACGACTACCTGACCCCCGACGCGCTGATCGGCGTGCTGACCTACATGTGGCTCAACCCCGAACTCGCCGAGAACTTCCGCTCGTCGCTGCCGGTTTCGGGCGTGAGCGGCGGCCTGGCGCAGCGGCTGAAGGGGACCGTCGGCGAGGCGCGCGTCTGGGCCAAGACCGGCTCCATGTCCCAGGTGCGGTCGCTCGCCGGCTACGTCGTCACTGAAGAAGGCGAGCCGCTGGTGTTCGCGTTCATGGTCAACGGCTTCCGGGTCCCGGCGCGCGAGATCGATGCGGCGATGGACCAGGCCCTGCTGAGGCTGGTGGTTTTCAAGCACCCCAGCCTGCTGCCGTAA
- a CDS encoding putative sulfate exporter family transporter translates to MKLVPGVLAAFVVMLTGFWLADQIGQAILAAQGLTGSSPVSGVPVAIVLGLLLRNTLPLPASLAPGLKFATTAILRAGIVLVGIRLSLFDVVKLGIAGLPVVLAAIATGLLFVTWFNKKLGLPPRLGTLIAAGTSICGVTAIVSVAPAIEADEREVAYAVANVVAFGLFGMLAYPYLAHYFLTSSETIGLFLGTAIHDTSQVVGAALTYKQVYEDDVVLRVATVTKLTRNIFLAAVIPLLTWMHIRDSQAAVGGVPKKTRWTALIPGFVIGFVAMAVVRSAGDATLGSNGAAFGIWDAASWASITKQLGDYWASQILLGTAMAAVGLNTNFAVFKGVGMKPFAVGLAGAVAVGSVGMLMAVLFGRFVHL, encoded by the coding sequence ATGAAGCTCGTGCCGGGCGTCCTGGCGGCATTTGTCGTGATGCTCACGGGCTTCTGGCTCGCCGATCAGATTGGCCAGGCGATTCTGGCCGCGCAGGGGCTGACGGGCAGCAGTCCGGTCTCTGGCGTCCCGGTCGCGATCGTCCTGGGCTTGCTGCTGCGCAACACGCTGCCGCTGCCGGCGTCACTGGCGCCGGGCCTGAAGTTCGCCACCACCGCCATTCTTCGCGCCGGCATCGTGCTGGTGGGCATTCGCCTGAGCCTGTTCGATGTCGTCAAGCTGGGCATTGCCGGCCTGCCGGTCGTGCTTGCGGCGATCGCCACCGGGCTGTTGTTCGTGACCTGGTTCAATAAGAAGCTGGGCTTGCCGCCGCGCCTGGGCACCCTGATCGCCGCCGGCACCAGCATTTGCGGCGTCACGGCCATCGTCTCGGTCGCCCCGGCCATCGAGGCCGACGAGCGCGAAGTGGCCTACGCCGTGGCCAACGTCGTCGCCTTCGGCCTGTTCGGGATGCTCGCCTATCCCTACCTCGCGCACTACTTCCTCACCTCGTCCGAGACGATTGGCTTGTTCCTGGGTACCGCCATTCACGACACGTCGCAGGTCGTTGGCGCGGCGCTGACCTACAAGCAGGTTTACGAAGATGATGTGGTGCTGCGAGTAGCGACGGTGACGAAGCTGACTCGCAACATCTTCCTGGCCGCGGTCATTCCGTTGCTGACGTGGATGCACATTCGCGACTCGCAGGCGGCCGTTGGTGGCGTGCCGAAGAAGACCAGGTGGACGGCGCTGATTCCTGGCTTTGTCATCGGTTTCGTGGCGATGGCGGTGGTGCGCTCGGCCGGGGATGCCACACTGGGTTCAAATGGCGCAGCCTTCGGGATCTGGGACGCCGCGTCGTGGGCCTCGATCACGAAACAGCTGGGCGATTACTGGGCGTCTCAGATTTTGCTGGGCACGGCGATGGCTGCGGTCGGGCTGAACACCAACTTCGCGGTGTTCAAGGGCGTAGGCATGAAGCCGTTTGCCGTCGGCCTGGCCGGTGCGGTTGCGGTCGGGTCGGTCGGGATGCTGATGGCCGTGCTCTTCGGTCGTTTCGTGCATCTATGA
- a CDS encoding DUF4340 domain-containing protein, with protein sequence MRGITSTLILIVVLAGLGGYIYFVDSKRPAPGFDGGPAKEKVYTLAVDAVDEVKLTYQGETSLLRKSEAGWKMIEPVETDADPAEAASLGMALANLERVRVVEENATDLVKYNLATPPIAVEFKAGSQTGSLALGDMNATGGEMYAMKNGDQTVFLVSSFQETSFNRTPFDLRDKKILKFDREKADAVTLVRDGRTMTLARDGSDWKVSGPVPSRSDYSAIEGLLTRLASANMSKLVDSEGTELAKYGLDRPVMTIAVGAGSAKAILEVGKTENGDTYARDRSRPLVFTVDTTLQGDFTKPFDDYRKKELFELRAFHVDRLRAVLDAPGGPKTYELEKVKATDPAGTDSWKVTRVGGASHTADSAAMDDLLAKLVAIKAESFVEARTRTGLDRPALVVSASFDEGKFERVRFGRVGEESFAAREGEAVVAKVDLASMAAAMQAFDVVTIPPEPPAAPATDKPGEKQ encoded by the coding sequence ATGCGCGGCATCACCTCCACTCTGATCCTGATCGTCGTCCTGGCCGGGTTGGGCGGCTACATCTACTTCGTGGATTCGAAGCGGCCCGCGCCCGGCTTCGATGGCGGGCCGGCGAAGGAAAAGGTCTACACGCTCGCGGTTGATGCCGTGGACGAGGTCAAGCTGACCTACCAGGGCGAGACCAGCCTGCTGCGCAAGAGCGAGGCCGGCTGGAAGATGATCGAGCCGGTCGAGACCGACGCCGACCCGGCCGAGGCGGCGAGCCTTGGAATGGCGCTCGCCAATCTCGAACGCGTACGCGTCGTCGAAGAGAACGCCACCGACCTGGTGAAGTACAACCTGGCGACGCCGCCAATTGCGGTCGAGTTCAAGGCCGGCAGCCAGACTGGCTCGCTGGCGCTTGGCGACATGAACGCCACCGGGGGCGAGATGTACGCCATGAAGAACGGCGACCAGACGGTGTTCCTGGTGTCGTCGTTCCAGGAAACCAGCTTCAACCGCACCCCGTTCGACCTGCGCGACAAGAAGATCCTGAAGTTCGACCGCGAGAAGGCCGATGCGGTGACGCTGGTCCGCGACGGCCGGACCATGACGCTGGCACGCGACGGCAGCGACTGGAAGGTCAGCGGGCCGGTGCCATCGCGCAGCGATTACAGCGCCATCGAGGGGTTGCTCACGCGGCTGGCGAGCGCCAACATGTCGAAGCTGGTCGACAGCGAGGGCACGGAGCTGGCGAAGTACGGGCTCGACCGGCCGGTGATGACCATTGCGGTGGGCGCCGGCAGCGCCAAGGCCATCCTCGAAGTGGGCAAGACCGAAAACGGCGACACCTACGCGCGCGACCGGTCCCGGCCGCTGGTGTTCACCGTCGACACGACGCTGCAGGGCGATTTCACCAAGCCCTTTGACGACTACCGCAAGAAGGAGCTGTTCGAGCTGCGTGCCTTCCATGTGGACCGGCTGCGCGCGGTGCTCGATGCGCCGGGCGGCCCCAAGACCTACGAATTGGAGAAGGTGAAGGCCACGGACCCGGCCGGCACCGATTCCTGGAAGGTGACCCGCGTCGGCGGCGCCTCGCACACCGCCGACTCCGCGGCCATGGACGATCTGCTGGCCAAGCTCGTGGCGATCAAGGCGGAATCGTTCGTCGAGGCCAGGACCAGGACCGGGCTCGACCGGCCGGCGCTGGTCGTCAGCGCCAGCTTCGACGAAGGCAAGTTCGAACGCGTGCGCTTCGGCCGTGTCGGCGAAGAGTCGTTCGCCGCGCGCGAGGGTGAAGCCGTGGTCGCCAAGGTCGATCTGGCCTCGATGGCCGCGGCGATGCAGGCGTTCGACGTGGTCACGATCCCGCCCGAGCCGCCGGCCGCCCCGGCCACCGACAAGCCGGGCGAGAAGCAGTGA
- a CDS encoding Gldg family protein produces MANKIFGIIGWIGTVLVFAAVAARLYTPPWGWWSDHYATYMAWAGLVAVLIYMAGQWRDVATFYKGRGAQYGTMSIVSILVFLGILVAVNYLGVRQNKRWDFTANQVYSLSDQTIKVLQTLDAPVTFVVFDRQTSFDAFRDRLDQFTYHSTNVKTEYVDPDREPTRAKEAAIQSYGTILIQYKDRTERVTSSDEQAITNALIKAVTGATRKVYFTQGHGEKDIAATDRTGLSTIVQSLASDNYGVESLVLVQQKTVPADATVVVIPGPTTDFFQPEIDALNTYVNAGGKVLVMLDPEAKSGANTHPLLTQFLADWGIRAGNDVVLDASGMGQMLGTDASVPVAAQYPPHAISEGFRLLTAYPMARSMTPIEGGANGRTAQPLVNTSAQSWAEADLASLSGAGGAQVAFDEGKGDRMGPITLGAAVSAPATAAPAAPAGNGTPAAPDAERKPESRVVGIGDSDFAANFGLGIQGNRDFFMNAVNWLAQSENLIAIRPREPADRRLTLTADQQQRIMLLCLFVIPGIVFASGVYTWWRRR; encoded by the coding sequence ATGGCGAACAAGATTTTCGGAATCATCGGCTGGATTGGCACGGTCCTGGTGTTCGCGGCCGTCGCCGCGCGCCTCTACACCCCGCCCTGGGGCTGGTGGAGCGATCACTACGCCACCTACATGGCGTGGGCAGGCCTGGTGGCGGTGCTGATCTACATGGCCGGCCAGTGGCGCGACGTCGCCACCTTCTACAAGGGCCGCGGCGCCCAGTACGGCACCATGTCGATCGTCAGCATCCTGGTGTTCCTCGGCATTCTCGTCGCCGTGAACTACCTGGGCGTCCGGCAGAACAAGCGCTGGGACTTCACCGCCAACCAGGTCTACAGCCTGTCGGACCAGACCATCAAGGTACTGCAGACGCTCGACGCGCCGGTCACGTTCGTGGTCTTCGATCGCCAAACCAGTTTCGACGCGTTCCGCGATCGGCTGGACCAGTTCACGTACCACTCGACCAACGTCAAGACCGAGTACGTCGACCCGGACCGCGAACCGACCCGGGCGAAGGAGGCGGCGATCCAGTCGTACGGGACCATCCTGATCCAGTACAAGGACCGCACCGAGCGCGTGACCAGTTCCGACGAGCAGGCCATCACCAACGCGTTGATCAAGGCGGTGACCGGCGCCACGCGAAAGGTGTACTTCACCCAGGGTCACGGCGAGAAGGACATTGCCGCCACCGATCGCACCGGGCTCAGCACCATCGTCCAGTCGCTGGCGAGCGACAACTACGGCGTCGAATCGCTGGTGCTGGTGCAGCAGAAGACCGTGCCGGCCGACGCCACCGTCGTGGTGATTCCCGGCCCGACCACGGACTTCTTCCAGCCGGAGATCGACGCGCTCAATACCTACGTCAACGCCGGCGGCAAGGTGCTGGTGATGCTCGATCCGGAAGCGAAGTCCGGCGCGAACACGCATCCGCTGCTGACGCAGTTCCTGGCCGACTGGGGCATCCGCGCTGGCAACGACGTGGTGCTCGATGCGAGCGGCATGGGCCAGATGCTCGGCACCGACGCGTCGGTGCCGGTCGCGGCGCAGTACCCGCCCCACGCGATCAGTGAGGGCTTCCGCCTGCTCACCGCCTACCCGATGGCGCGGTCGATGACGCCGATCGAAGGCGGCGCGAATGGCCGCACCGCGCAGCCGCTGGTCAACACGAGCGCCCAGAGCTGGGCCGAAGCCGATCTCGCCTCGCTGTCGGGCGCCGGCGGCGCGCAGGTTGCCTTCGACGAGGGCAAGGGCGACCGGATGGGACCGATCACGCTCGGTGCGGCCGTCTCGGCGCCGGCCACTGCAGCACCGGCAGCGCCCGCTGGTAACGGCACCCCGGCCGCACCCGACGCCGAGCGCAAGCCGGAATCGCGGGTCGTCGGCATCGGCGACTCCGACTTCGCCGCCAACTTCGGCCTCGGCATCCAGGGCAATCGCGACTTCTTCATGAACGCGGTGAACTGGCTGGCGCAGTCGGAGAACCTGATTGCGATTCGTCCGCGCGAACCCGCCGACCGCCGCCTCACGCTGACGGCCGATCAGCAACAGCGCATCATGCTGCTGTGCCTGTTCGTCATCCCCGGCATCGTGTTCGCATCGGGCGTTTACACGTGGTGGCGGAGAAGGTAA
- a CDS encoding ABC transporter ATP-binding protein, giving the protein MIEVQHLSKRYGAFTAVDDVSFRAESGEILGFLGPNGAGKTTTMRIITGYMPASEGTATVAGHDVFTQPIEAKRKTGYLPETPPLYPDMTVREYLTFVAKIKGVRKDIKGRVDEVMKRTWVADMADRHCAKLSKGYKQRVGLAQALIHKPEVLVLDEPTAGLDPKQIIETRQLIRELAGNHTIVLSTHILPEVSQTCQKVVIINKGKVVAIDTPDALTERLRGAITMYVQAQGPVDDMQRALQSVAGVARVHVADQKDDTGIFEVDTDKGADVRRELATAIVRGGWGLLELRPVRVSLEEIFLSLTTEEVATGESTAAGDLSAEASAKAEGEEVAGA; this is encoded by the coding sequence GTGATCGAGGTTCAGCATCTATCGAAACGCTACGGTGCATTTACGGCCGTGGACGACGTGAGTTTCCGCGCGGAGTCGGGAGAAATCCTCGGGTTCCTGGGGCCGAACGGCGCGGGCAAGACCACCACCATGCGCATCATCACGGGCTACATGCCGGCCAGCGAAGGCACGGCGACCGTGGCGGGGCATGACGTCTTCACGCAGCCGATCGAGGCCAAGCGCAAGACCGGCTACCTGCCCGAGACCCCGCCCCTCTATCCGGACATGACCGTCCGCGAGTACCTGACCTTCGTCGCCAAGATCAAGGGCGTGCGCAAGGACATCAAGGGCCGCGTGGACGAGGTGATGAAGCGGACCTGGGTCGCCGACATGGCCGACCGGCACTGCGCGAAGCTCTCCAAGGGCTACAAACAGCGCGTCGGCCTGGCCCAGGCGCTGATCCATAAACCCGAGGTACTGGTGCTCGACGAGCCGACCGCGGGCCTCGACCCCAAGCAGATCATCGAAACGCGGCAGCTCATTCGCGAGCTGGCCGGCAACCACACCATTGTGCTGAGCACCCACATCCTCCCCGAGGTGTCGCAGACCTGCCAGAAGGTCGTGATCATCAACAAGGGCAAGGTCGTGGCCATCGACACGCCGGATGCGCTCACCGAACGGCTGCGCGGCGCCATCACCATGTATGTGCAGGCACAGGGCCCGGTCGACGACATGCAGCGCGCGCTGCAAAGCGTCGCCGGCGTGGCCCGCGTGCATGTCGCCGACCAGAAAGACGACACGGGCATCTTCGAAGTGGACACTGACAAGGGCGCCGATGTCCGGCGCGAACTCGCCACGGCCATCGTCCGCGGCGGTTGGGGTTTGCTCGAGCTGCGGCCGGTACGGGTCAGCCTCGAGGAGATCTTCCTGAGCCTGACCACCGAGGAAGTGGCCACCGGCGAGTCAACTGCGGCAGGCGACCTGTCCGCCGAAGCCTCGGCGAAGGCGGAAGGCGAGGAGGTGGCCGGTGCGTAA
- a CDS encoding aldehyde dehydrogenase family protein: MTSYDQHYYDGAWQASGSTDTVAVISSATEAEVARVPRGTAEDVDQAVKAARRGFAAWSRVPVEERAQWLEKLAAAMKTRVPQLAEAIAHEVGTSLGYATKVQVEFPIMMIGMNARFIREAKLEEELGNSLIIKEPIGVVGCITPWNYPLHQTVCKIAPALAAGCTVVLKPAEMAPVSAFMLAEAAHEIGLPAGVLNIVAGSGRVVGEAIVAHPDVDMVSFTGSLQAGRRIAAVAGDGIKKVCLELGGKSAFVVLDDAPFDKAIAAGVNNCMQNSGQTCSAWTRMLVPRARHDEAVELAKAQLAKLTLGDPFDKNTRLGPLASAGQRDSVLGFIEQGKKEGATLVAGGGRPAEPAKGFYVEPTIFANVDNKMAIAQEEIFGPVLVIIPYDTETDAVAMANDSPYGLAGGVWAGTPERALGVAKQLRTGQVDINGGRFNVLAPFGGYKKSGIGREIGPLALEEFFQLKSIQR; the protein is encoded by the coding sequence ATGACCTCCTACGACCAGCACTATTACGACGGCGCCTGGCAGGCCTCGGGCAGCACCGACACCGTGGCCGTCATTTCATCGGCCACTGAAGCGGAAGTCGCCCGCGTGCCCCGTGGCACCGCGGAGGACGTGGACCAGGCCGTCAAGGCCGCGCGGCGCGGGTTCGCGGCGTGGAGCCGCGTGCCGGTGGAAGAGCGCGCCCAGTGGCTCGAAAAGCTCGCCGCCGCGATGAAGACGCGCGTGCCGCAACTGGCGGAAGCCATTGCGCACGAGGTCGGCACCTCGCTCGGCTACGCCACCAAGGTGCAGGTCGAGTTCCCGATCATGATGATCGGGATGAACGCCAGGTTCATCCGCGAGGCGAAGCTCGAAGAGGAACTGGGCAACTCCCTCATCATCAAGGAACCGATCGGCGTCGTCGGCTGCATCACGCCGTGGAATTACCCGCTGCACCAGACCGTTTGCAAAATCGCCCCGGCTCTTGCCGCCGGTTGCACCGTGGTGCTGAAGCCCGCGGAGATGGCGCCGGTCAGCGCCTTTATGCTGGCGGAAGCCGCCCACGAGATCGGCCTGCCCGCCGGCGTGCTGAACATCGTCGCCGGCTCCGGCCGCGTCGTCGGCGAAGCCATCGTCGCGCATCCCGACGTGGATATGGTGAGCTTCACGGGCTCGCTGCAGGCGGGCCGCCGCATTGCCGCGGTGGCCGGCGACGGCATCAAGAAGGTGTGCCTCGAGCTCGGCGGAAAGTCGGCGTTCGTGGTCCTGGACGATGCGCCGTTTGACAAGGCGATCGCGGCCGGCGTGAACAACTGCATGCAGAACTCGGGGCAGACGTGCTCGGCCTGGACGCGCATGCTGGTGCCGCGCGCCCGTCACGACGAGGCGGTGGAACTGGCGAAGGCGCAGCTGGCGAAGCTGACGCTGGGCGATCCGTTCGACAAGAACACGCGGCTAGGCCCGCTGGCCTCGGCCGGGCAGCGCGACAGTGTGCTGGGCTTCATCGAGCAGGGCAAGAAGGAAGGCGCGACGCTGGTCGCCGGCGGCGGTCGCCCGGCGGAGCCTGCGAAGGGCTTCTACGTGGAGCCGACCATCTTCGCCAACGTCGACAACAAGATGGCGATCGCGCAAGAAGAGATCTTCGGGCCGGTGCTGGTGATCATTCCGTACGACACCGAAACGGATGCCGTGGCCATGGCCAACGACTCGCCGTATGGCCTCGCGGGCGGGGTGTGGGCGGGCACGCCTGAGCGCGCGCTCGGCGTCGCGAAACAGCTGCGCACCGGTCAGGTGGATATCAACGGCGGCCGCTTCAACGTGCTGGCGCCGTTTGGCGGCTACAAGAAGTCGGGCATCGGCCGCGAGATTGGGCCGCTGGCGCTGGAAGAGTTCTTCCAGCTGAAATCCATTCAGCGTTAA
- a CDS encoding 3-hydroxyacyl-CoA dehydrogenase — protein sequence MNLSGKTFIVTGGASGLGRASAEAILAGGGNAVLLDVNAETGAAAEQALGAKARFAPADVTSEEQVKAVVELAVSAFGGLHGVVNAAGIGPAAKVLGRNGPHALDLFERTLRVNAVGTFNVIRLAAAVISQNTPAENGERGVIVNTASIAAYDGQIGQPAYAASKGAIVSMTLPIAREFAQLGIRVVTIAPGIFDTPLLASLPEAARVSLGQQVPFPSRLGRPAEYGALVRHIIENEMLNGEVIRLDGSLRMAPK from the coding sequence ATGAATCTTTCTGGAAAGACCTTCATTGTTACCGGCGGGGCCTCGGGCCTGGGCCGCGCGTCCGCCGAGGCGATTCTCGCCGGCGGCGGCAACGCCGTCCTTCTTGATGTGAACGCCGAAACCGGCGCGGCCGCCGAACAGGCGCTGGGCGCCAAGGCCCGTTTCGCGCCGGCCGACGTGACCAGCGAAGAGCAGGTCAAGGCGGTGGTTGAGCTCGCGGTCTCGGCCTTCGGCGGGCTCCACGGCGTGGTCAACGCGGCCGGCATTGGCCCGGCGGCCAAGGTGCTGGGCCGCAACGGCCCGCACGCGCTCGACCTGTTCGAGAGGACGCTGCGCGTCAACGCGGTCGGCACGTTCAACGTGATCCGCCTGGCCGCTGCGGTGATCTCGCAGAACACCCCCGCCGAGAACGGCGAACGCGGCGTGATCGTCAACACCGCGTCGATTGCCGCCTACGACGGCCAGATCGGCCAGCCGGCCTATGCCGCGTCGAAGGGCGCCATCGTCAGCATGACGCTGCCGATCGCCCGCGAGTTCGCGCAGTTGGGCATTCGCGTTGTCACCATCGCACCCGGCATTTTTGACACGCCACTGCTGGCGTCGCTGCCGGAAGCCGCGCGCGTCTCACTCGGCCAGCAGGTGCCGTTCCCCTCGCGCCTGGGTCGACCCGCCGAGTACGGCGCACTGGTGCGCCACATCATCGAGAACGAGATGCTGAACGGTGAAGTGATTCGCCTGGATGGCTCGTTGCGGATGGCGCCGAAATAG
- a CDS encoding ABC transporter permease subunit, with amino-acid sequence MRNIAAIAQRELNAYFSSPIGYVLIGFFALLFGWFFYVPLAFFEQQSMQAGMNPGQALNINQMLVGPAFMNTTVIMLLVFPLITMRTYSEEKRSGTIELLLTSPLTDVEIILGKFLGAMALYTAMLSITLIHMAILFIFGDPEWKPIATGYLGLLLMGGCFLSLGLFISSLTKNQIVAAMATFAVFLMLWVLNWISSFVGPTTQAVLAHLSITEHFDDFAKGIIDTKHVIYYLSFIAFGLFLTMKSVDSERWRG; translated from the coding sequence GTGCGTAACATCGCCGCGATCGCCCAGCGCGAGCTGAATGCCTACTTCTCGTCACCGATTGGCTACGTGCTGATCGGCTTCTTCGCCCTGCTGTTCGGGTGGTTTTTCTACGTGCCGCTGGCGTTCTTCGAGCAGCAGAGCATGCAGGCGGGCATGAATCCCGGCCAGGCGCTGAACATCAACCAGATGCTGGTCGGCCCGGCGTTCATGAACACCACGGTGATCATGCTGCTGGTGTTCCCGCTAATCACCATGCGCACCTACTCCGAGGAGAAGCGCTCGGGCACCATCGAGCTGCTGCTGACCTCGCCGCTGACCGACGTCGAGATCATTCTCGGCAAGTTCCTCGGGGCGATGGCGCTCTACACCGCCATGCTCTCGATCACGCTGATCCACATGGCGATCCTGTTCATCTTCGGCGATCCCGAATGGAAGCCGATTGCCACCGGCTACCTTGGCCTGTTGCTGATGGGCGGCTGCTTCCTGTCGCTCGGCCTGTTCATCTCGAGCCTCACCAAGAACCAGATCGTCGCCGCCATGGCGACCTTCGCGGTGTTCCTGATGCTGTGGGTGCTCAACTGGATCAGCTCCTTCGTCGGCCCGACCACGCAGGCGGTGCTGGCGCACCTGTCGATCACGGAACACTTCGATGACTTCGCCAAGGGCATCATCGACACCAAGCACGTGATCTACTACCTGAGCTTCATCGCGTTCGGCCTGTTCCTCACCATGAAGTCGGTCGACAGCGAAAGGTGGCGAGGCTAA